The proteins below are encoded in one region of Chloroflexota bacterium:
- a CDS encoding transketolase, protein MVVSTERLSVEQLREKAREIRCDIIRMLAEAGSGHPGGSLSAADFATALYFSELRHDPQNPFWEDRDRVVFSKGHIAPLLYTELAHSGYFPCEELMTLRKLHSRLQGHPHSLKLPGVEVSTGSLGQGLSAAVGMALGLRLDGKSCRVYCIVGDGETQEGSIWEAAMSAGHYKLDNLCGILDYNKLQIDGWVEQVMGIEPVVDKWRAFRWHVIEIDGHDMEAILAAFQEARETKGKPSLILAHTVKGKGVSFMENVAGWHGKAPTREEAVKALEDLGCSEGLK, encoded by the coding sequence TTGGTAGTAAGCACTGAACGCTTGAGCGTGGAACAGCTACGAGAGAAAGCAAGGGAGATCAGGTGTGATATTATCAGAATGTTAGCCGAAGCTGGCTCTGGCCATCCCGGTGGCTCCCTATCGGCCGCCGACTTCGCAACAGCTCTATATTTCTCCGAACTGCGACATGATCCCCAAAATCCATTCTGGGAGGATCGTGATCGCGTCGTCTTTTCTAAGGGACATATCGCCCCACTGCTCTACACGGAGCTGGCCCATTCTGGTTATTTTCCCTGCGAAGAGCTGATGACCCTGCGTAAGCTCCATAGCCGTCTGCAAGGACATCCACATTCATTGAAGCTGCCGGGAGTCGAGGTATCCACCGGTTCATTAGGGCAGGGGTTGTCTGCAGCCGTGGGCATGGCTTTAGGTCTGCGCTTAGACGGTAAGAGTTGCCGTGTCTATTGCATTGTGGGTGATGGGGAAACCCAGGAGGGGTCTATCTGGGAGGCAGCGATGTCTGCTGGGCATTACAAGCTGGATAACCTATGTGGCATTCTGGATTACAATAAGTTGCAGATCGATGGCTGGGTCGAACAGGTTATGGGTATAGAGCCGGTTGTCGATAAATGGCGCGCCTTCCGTTGGCATGTGATCGAGATAGATGGGCATGATATGGAGGCTATCCTGGCTGCTTTCCAGGAGGCTCGTGAGACGAAAGGCAAGCCGTCGCTGATCCTCGCTCATACAGTGAAAGGTAAGGGTGTATCATTCATGGAGAATGTGGCCGGTTGGCACGGCAAAGCCCCAACAAGGGAAGAAGCGGTGAAGGCGCTAGAAGATCTAGGCTGTAGTGAGGGTTTGAAATGA